The sequence cgcCTCTTTGACTCAGTCCTACTCTCTCAGCTGGGCTTCTGATACTATTAAAATCTCTAAGTATGCACCACATCATTCCTGGGCTTAATTCTCTCAATTGTCTTATATGCACCCACAAATTTCTCTTCTAAGCCTTGTCGCATGGCGAGTATATGTTGACTATAAACATCTTCTGCCCATCAGGAACCCATATGCCTTCTAAGTGAATAAATCTTTGTCCAGTTATCTACTTTCcaatttgaatgatttttcaTCCCATAAGTAGAGTAAGCCCCCTGCTCTATTACATGCTGGTTGCATCTCCCACCTTACCTTTGCACACAGTGCCTGACGAGTGAGTTTATCTATTTGTTCCTTCTTAGTCTCCTGTAGACACTACATATTAACTCTCTCCTTCTTAGTCTCCTGACGAGTGATTTTTTTGAGAGCCCAAGTTTGGACCCATCTGTTAGGCCTCGGTCCTCTTGTTTTTTGCACCTTCTGGTTCTTGAGTGCACCTTCTTCAACTGTGATATTCCATTTTGTTCGCAGTTTATGTTTTCTTCTGCCCCTtcaattttccatcaaggttgtTTTTTGGAAGGCCCATTAAGGGTCCATTTCCCTCTGATTTTTGTGCACCTTCCCGTGACTCTGGAGCActtgattcaaatttttctGGCAGTAGTGGGCCCCCCTCATGCCCATTGTCTTTTCTGCACTTTATCCCTTGCAGCTTAACGTTCTCTTTCCTTTCTCCTCCACTTGTCTTTTCTCTACCAACCCTTTACTGCTATTATCCTCGGGTTCTTCTTGGTGGAAAAGGGTATGCTTTGCTTCACCTAATATCCTTTCAGTCTCTTTTTGATGAATAACATTGTTATTTTCTGCAACTAGTATCCGTTCTGcctctttttgttcatttttggcCTCCTTGTCGTAAGTTTGGTCAGCTTCCTTCTGTCTAATGGTACGTCAGCTTCCTTCTGTCTAATGGTACACTGTGATGTGACAATTTTCTGTGCTCGCGGCGGTATCCTCCAATTGGTCTTGTGGATCATGCAGATCCTGTTGTTCTTTGGTCTGTTGCCCATTCGACACCTCTGGGCACTGGTTGCTGCCGCATGATATCAGAAATATCTTCTTCGACAGCCTCTCCATTTTCGATAGACTCTCGTCTGAGGTTATTTTCTCCGATATTTGCACCTATTGGGATTATAGCAAGTTTCCTCAACCATGTACACTAAGTATTCTACCCAATTGATCCATGCGGATATATTATGTTGAATTTGCAGTTGTCGTGGTGTCTCGACTAGGACCTGCGCCCTATCCAACCTCTGTAATCCTTCCACTTCATCATCACCTCCACCACTTCTCCTACCACAGATACGATCTGTTTAATGTGTTCCAAATCCCACGCATGTAAAGGTATTCCCCAGCGCAACAACCAGTCCAGGCGATACCCCGTTCTGATTTGAGGGTTTCATTTTTCCTGCGAGTAAAATACTGACAAAGCTTGTTCATTTGCTACCGTAATCATTTGTTTGGCTTTGTCCTCTGTGAGTCCCAGAGGAAGTATCATGCCATCTCCTATATATTTTGGTGTGATGTCTTTGCCCCCATACCACATGAAATCGTCTTCCACTCTATTGAACATCGCAAGATTCTTCGGTCTTCCCACCCATGTGTTGCTTAGCCATGTCTTCTCTTCCACAGGTATGTTCAATGGTATTGATGAACAAGAGATTGTTCCTCCTGTTGAGCTCAGGTTTGGGGTATTCCCCAGCGCAACAACCAGTCCAGGCGATACCCCGTTCTGATTTGAGGGTTTCATTTTTCCTGCGAGTAAAATACTGACAAAGCTTGTTCATTTGCTACCGTAATCATTTGTTTGGCTCTGTCCTCTGTGAGTCCCAGAGGAAGTATCATGTCATCTCCTATATATTTTGGCATGATGTCTTTGCCCCCATACCACACGAAATCGTCTTCCACTCTATTGAACATCGCAAGATTCTTCGGTCTTCCCACCCATGTGTTGCTTAGCCATGTCTTCTCTTCCACAGGTATGTTCAATGGTACTGATGAACAAGAGATTGTTCCTCCTGTTGTGCTCAGGTTTGGGGTATTTCTTCCTCGTCCCGTTTTTCTGCTTTCGGTCATCAGCATTGTCGCATACGAGGTTATCTCTTTCGTTTTGTTGAAACTTTTGTCTCACTGCACCTTCAACGCTACTTTTGCCTTTGTCGTCCTCGTTCACCTTACCAGAAGTTCTCTCCGCCCTTTGCATGTCGTTCCAGTTGGCATCTCCCTGTTTTGTCCTCATCCTTCATGCTTTGCTATATTTACGTGCATTTTCAATCCCCCTACTACCAGGTTATCTAGTTTTCTTTCAAGCCAGCTGACATCTTTGACCCCTCTGTATCTTACAAAGCAGTATCTCTCCCCCCTTCTGTTGTGATTTCTTGCGATAAAGACTTCTCGCACGTCCCcccattttttaaattcatgccACTGCTCTGTTTCATTCATCTCCTGAGGAAATCTGGTGAAATAGAAGGAATGAACATCAGCTGCATCCCTCCAGTTCGTTCATCTCTTTTCAGTCTTTTGACCATACCCATTTTTGACGTGGTTACAACGGGATCCTACTCTCACCCACTCTCTATTTCTCtcacaaccccccccccccccgcgtCTGTTTCTCTCTCATCTCTAATTGAATACTAGTTGATATTGATAAGAACATTCTAGATTGGCATTATGATGaactttttccctttttaaaaTGGGGTCTCACTTTATTTGGTCAGCATCCCACCTCCTTCCTCACTGCTTGCTCATTTGTCAGTTTTAGCATCTTAGGTTGTCATTGTTGTTTGCAATTGAAAACGCACTGCAACTGACATGGTTGGTTTTTTGTGTGCATTTTACTGAATCAAGTATGATAAGCATCTCAGTGGTGGAAACTGGAAAGAATGTTGCTATCCTATTTcaatttttctccccctttttctttCCATGCAAGGAAATAGTCAAACTGGGATTATAAATGGCTAGAAGGCtttttcagaaacaaataatatatgcatgtttgtcatacaaaatagggaaagaaataaagttaattgCCCATGGTGAAACATTAATGAATACCATGGCCAAACTTAGAAAAGTCTGGAAACTAAATTTAACAAACTATTTTGACATTGGTGTTATTACATGAAACAGAACCTCCAGGAAATAGCCTTATTGAATATCAGTCTAATTCCTGTATCGTCAATGTATGCTTTTTTGGGATTCTCCTATTCcagttatttgttattttgatttGCAAGCATGTTTTTTTGTTAACTATTCTGATAATTTGTTTATAAGAGTGTCTTGTTGATCAGTTTTATGAATGCAGATGCTAAATCGACAAGTGGTAAAAGCTGAATCTGCTACCATTAAGGTActcaaatttgttttgtttatttttttctctacatTTATTTTAACTCGTTTACTCTTTTTCCTATTTTGACAGCCATGTAAGGGTAACGAAAACCCTTTAGTTCATTGACACCCTGGTTCTTGTCTCTTTTAAGTCAAGGGCTAAgctagatagatagatagatggtttgcattgttttttttttttaatgaatgaaGCACTTTAAGAGTCATCTCTATTGATTCTAAAATTGAGTGACTATTGTGGTTctattaatgaaaattttaagtgtaatgtgtaataaattcaaaaggcaCCTTGCTTATATGTATGATTTTGCAGATACCAGAACTGGATTTTGAGATTCCACCAGAAGCTCAACGTGGTAGTCTGTCAACGGTACTTCTGATACATATTTCAATTTACTTTGTTCTTTTCTCATTCCTAGCATTGACTGGTTTTGCTtggtcaattttatttttttcccggGTAGGGCAGGGGTTTACCTGTTTTTGCATTTGTCAGTGCAAATCTCTTCTAGACACTGCATTTGTTTTTGTCACACACAGCGGACTATTTAAAATCTGGTGAATAAACACACCAATgtgtccttttttttatttgatcaaaacgtttgtttaaaaataagattgttATCTTTCTAGTCTATTAGTTTTTGTTTGTATGATTTTGGCACTTTCTGTATGCACCCGTTATTTAGTAGCAAGGATGATGCCCATACATGTATACTAGAAATGTAAGTTGTGGGTGTCGGAGCTCTAAcagtattttatgaaaattcatGAACATTGAACAGTTAAACATTTGTAGTCAAATGATTCAACAATATCATTTTTGTGTTATTATAGGTGGAAGGGATACTTATGAGAGCAGCTGATGAACTTCAGGCTCTTCAAGAGGAACGCAAAGTACTATTTGTTTCTgctttatattgttatttgatatataagtttctcttttaataatttttaatgttatgcTTTTTACCTTCTAGAAAGTTGCTCCAGAGACAGCTGAGGCAATTGATCAGTTCCTGGTGAAACTGCGAGCCTGTGCAAAAGGAGAATCAGCCTTCACATTTATTCTTGATGATCCTGCTGGAAACAGCTTCATTGAAAACCCGTAAGAGATCAtacctcttttttctttttataataaataataagagtAGTTTTATTAGAGAagagattataaaaatagagGGTAAGATATCCTCATATAagtaaatgacaaaaaaaaaagaaaattttcatctTGGTAGAGCTCACTGACTGATTTGCTTACAAGTTGACAATTTTCGGGATAAAATAGTGTTTATTTCACAAGTGTGGGTTGAAATAtgtgtaaaaataaaacttaacagTTTGTTAAATGTAAAGAAGTTGAGGGTTTTAATTTTGTACGGGCCACCCAAGAGACCAAAATCTGAGGCTCTACTAACAGCACTCGGGGGGACTCCATCTAATAGGCTGCCTTTTCCTTTCTCAAGTTTTATTACATCACATCATATTGTTGGATCCCCTGCATGCACTAGTGTCCCCATCTAACAAATAGCCTTTTTCTCCCTGAGTACGTAACCAGGTGAAAGATGCTACTGTAAGATTCTATCATGGATCCCCCACCCCCAATATAAGTGGTAAAAATAATTCGTGGTTAGTAACAAATCTGTTTCAAATGGTCAAATTCTCAATCTCATACATTTTAATCTCAGCTTCtcataacaattttatttaatgtattcaAAATAATTGCTTTTTTCATAGTTCATAGATATAATCATGCCATTAAATAACTAGAAAAAAAAGCAGGAATCTGagtgattaaataaaatataaaatccatATTTCTCCATGCATAAGATATTAAATGGTGATaatgtaacaaaataaattaaagtaataatcataaaaataataaaagcatgCCATCGTGATCAATATTCACTTATAACTAGTAAGATCCAACTAAAATTACTTCCAAGGAGAGCAGGCGATGTAGGCCCTGCCATTTTAGGCTTGCAAAATTTATCCCAATTAACAAGATAATTTCTCTTGGTAACCCCCATTTCTGACTAAAGAAAGAGTCTCTTAATTTTCTCCATTCTGTCTGTAACTTAACAAGAGAATGAAGAGACATGTGATTGAAGTGATGCTGTACAAATGAGATTTGATTTGGAGTAATGTACCCTTCTAGAAGAGAATAAAAGCCAGTTTCATATTGCATCATACATACTATCATAGAAAGAATAGGGAACttgattattttgaaatatgttcttttaagtGTATTTTGGTGGCTTAATGGATTGTTGTATTGAATTGATGCAAAACAAATCATTCTATAATATTTcttataacttattttaaatcAGTCAAGACAAACCTGTATTTGTTCGCAAGGCAATCTTACCTGCATTTGGTGCTTCCTAACATTAGTCACACCTTTTAGCTGCtgctattttaattaaatggaaGACACATGTGAACAGGTTTGCACCATCATCTGATCCATCATTGACTATCAAGTTTTATGAGAGAACTCCTGAGCAGCAAGCATCATTGGGATACCTTGTTGGTTCCACTCACATTGAAGGAACTCATGATCAAGCACCAGAAAGGGGAGAAGTGACTGCTGATCAAGTGAGGAGAGAACCTCATGGGTCAATAGGGGCAACAGCTGGTCATCGAGCCATTGCACAGAGTAACAGTTCAGAAATTGCTGAAGCCTTATTTCGATATACTGCACCAGAAGAGGTATGCATTGCTGAATTGTATAGTGCTTGTACTGAGCTTTGgccttttttgttgtttgttcatTCAGTGTCACATTGCTGCTTGTTCTTGACAGGTGATGACATTCCCAACTTCTTGTGGTGCTTGTGCCGCTAGGTGTGAGACTCGAATGTTTGTCACCAGTAtccttttatcatttttcataCTGCTATTGGGATATTGTTTGACTGTTTTACATTAATTTAGAAGGAGTCTGTCATTTTTGCATCAAtgacaattataattaaaactgaaaTCTGACATCATATAAACTATAGGGGCtggtttttctttgttttaacttcttttttgaTTCCATCTTTGGTGtgcagaaaatatttttttgataaccATGTGTTCAATTAAAAATCCTGAAAATAATCTTTGGTTTCAAATTTCATGAACTTGGCTATAGATTCAAGTTTACTCAACACCAATGTTGGATgtttagattaaaatgaaacaCTTGTCTACAGGGTTGACTTGTATTCTGGTTGTTGATAGCCTAATAGGGTAAAGACTGTAGATAATATTCATTTGCTTGCTTGATAACAGCGCCATGCTCTTCTTAACTATGCCATGTGCCTATTCTATATTCTGTATTCTATATTCTATATTATTTGCAGTCCGCCTGAGCCACATGTTTTGTTAGTTCTTCTACACTTTTGTTGATCTTAACAATGACCAGATATTCCTTACTTCCAAGAAGTAATTGTTATGGCATCCACATGTGATTCCTGTGGTTACCGCAACTCTGAGGTATATGCTGATTTCTTGAGTGTAGTTCTCTATTTTGAGGGCTGGAATAAAATATTTCTCTTCACCTTGCAGTTGAAACCTGGTGGTCGAATTcctgaaaaagggaaaaaaattactcttaatGTGAAGAATGTTAATGACCTGAGCCGTGATGTAATAAAGGTCTGTAATTTTATCCTGGATCTTAACTAATTTCAACCCAGCAGTTTGTTAATTTGTGTATGGTTAGTGATGAATAATGGATCTTGTAGTTTATCCTTGCATTTTGTGAGCatgtcatttttcttatttctaatGTGTAATTACTACAAATTGGGATTCATAAAGAAATCCCATAAGAATTGGACTCTGGTTATTGACGTTATAGCCTTCAAATGTAGGACAAATGTAAAGCTTCCGGAAGTTTGAAGGAACTGAGGAAAAAAACTAATCATGTGAACTCTTTCAGTGCCACTTTAAATTTTGGCTTTATTCTTCAATTTATTTTGCCATCACACTTGAAACTATAGCAttttaaagaatgaaattcaCATTTTGGGGTTATCAGAAGCCTGAAATTGATGGTTTCATCAAGGGATATCCTAGAAATATTACATCAACATGTTCTGTTTTCaatgatatattaaaagttGTAATGATACACATCTTGCCTTCTAATAAAGATAACCTGTGAAAAATGTCATGATGATACCCATATAGGCCTGACCATTTGAATGTTTTCTGCAATCTGAGACGTAGATATGCATTTCATATCAATTGACTGAGTAGTTTGGTTTGATTAGTCTGATACTGCAAGTGTAAAAGTTCCTGAACTTGACTTGGAGCTGGCAAGCGGAACCCTTGGAGGAATTGTTACAACTGTTGAaggtttaattacaaaaattagtgAAAGTAAGTATGcgttctctctcacacacaaaaACTATAATCTAGGAAACATCCTACTGAGACAGGATAATTAGGAGTGATCTTTgtgaaaagaaaaggacataGTAGTAGCTGTACACTTTGTTGAGCGTCATTTGAACGAAATGATGaagacatttttctttttaatagatctttcaaatttcaaccaatTGAACATCATTATTTGTTTCTTTCACTCCAAATAATCTACCTCAAATATGTTTGAAAAGCCTTCTAAATGCAAAATTTgtatccattttggaaatatgGATTTTAAACTGTTCTCCTTTCATCATGTTTATGTTGTTCctgtagtgattttttttaatacaatctatttatttttgctAGAATGTAGCAATGTTGTTAAATAACCATTGTAGTACCACATAACGCTATAACATGGCCTCTTTTTAGGCCTCTGCCATAAGCAATTTCTGAAGGGAGCCCCGCTATGGCAGCACAATGGCATGTTTATATGGTGGTGAAATTTTGGCCTTCTGCCATATTTTGCCATCCGCCATAGCCCATAGATAACAGAATGTAGaatataatttgataatttgatGTGATTTGCTTGTACAGGCCTTGAGAGGGTCCATGGCTTTACTTTTGGAGATAGTCTCGATGAACAGAGAAAAAACAAGTGGATAGATTTTAAAGCAAGGCTAAACAAGGTAGCAAATGACTATTTACCTGAGTTGGATTGAATTTCTCTCATATCTGTTCATTTTATAGTTCTATTGATTAGATTACCATCAGATTTGTAATTTATGCTTTACACAATGTTTTGCTGCTGACTGGGGAAAGAGGGAAGAGGAGCAATAGATAATTACAGgcattgtaaattcatttgtatttctgaattattttcttatattttatcccGTTTGTGTACCTGTTTCTATCCCAGTTTGATgaattttatctataaaaagaaaaaggaacaaataacaaaaagaaaagagtcaATGGATTTTTAACCAAATACATTCTTAAGGGTCACTTTCTGGGCTACAACGACTTGTGGTTATATTCCATGCTACTTTTGGGCTACATCGCTTGTTGGATGTTTCTCTAACATCAGTCATTAATAAACTGAAGCTCTCAGACCTTCCTGTCTTTGAATTTGAAGGCTTTGATTTGAATTTGCCTATTTAAAACCTATAACTTCTTAAACCCAATTTTTTTGTCTGCACCCTTTCATTTTGTGCAGCTTCTTAGCTTGGAAGAAGCTTGGACTCTAATTCTCGATGATGCATTAGCCAATTCTTTTGTAGCTCCTGCAACTGATGATCTGAAAGAGGACAATCAATTATCATGTAAGTTTTCCAACTTAGATATAAAGCTATACTTTGTGCAGATaaagtttatattttcttagtgcgaaattgaaattctgaatCTGTTTTGTCCCCCTTTTGCTCAGGAACCTCAGTGACTTTATTTCATTATATTCCATTTCCATCAATATACTAATTCCATTCATTACCATGAGAGATTCTAGTCTCTCTTCATATACCAtatgaaaagttgaaaaatcATGTTGTAATAATCCAGAAAttgtaatagaaattaaaaaaagaggtTTGTGATGATTTTTCAATGTAAAAATTGGATAATCTAGTATCAGTACGGTTAAAGATAATGCATTCTGCACCATCAGTTCAAGCTATTGAgatgataattttttgttttctaagtgtACTGAAATTAAAAACTAGATTATTTTCTTGCctttggttttattttgttgtgcaGTTTGCTTATATAGtgatgttttaacttttaactttctATACTTGATCATATAACTACGGATCAGGTCATTCCTTGGGTACTCTTTCTTTAtcggtataaaatatttttttcttccttaagaTATCTGATTCAATTCAACCATTGGAGTTGCTTGGTAATCCAGTATACTGCAATGTGAagtcaacaaaaaaacaaataggAAGTTTATTGGCGCGATATTTCCCTTGTTAGGGGCATGTGTTTCAACCTTTTGTGTTACAGTGCTGAGTAACCTGCATAAGTTGAATCATGTGATGAATGGGTTTAATGCAATTCAGATTGTTTAAAATTGTTGGCATGTTATCTACACTTAGCTGCATAGTTTTTCGTGTAAATATATTCATGTCTTACAGTTGAGGAATACGAGAGGTCATGGGAACAAAATGAAGAATTAGGTCTGAATGATATAGACACCTCTTCTGCCGATGCTGCTTATGAATCAACAAATACTACTAAAACTTAGTGAAAATTGTGTAATTATTTCTTCTCACACCCCCAACCAAAACAAATGGAGGGAAGAAGCAGTCAGGAAAGGAAGAATTTTTGTGCCAATTTGATAGCAATGAGACAGGAAGGATGGAGAAGTCAATTGTCTTAAGCGTCATGTAATGGCtgattgatttattaatttgtaaGCAAGTTCATCAACTAGTATCATCCTTCTGAAATAGTTCTGTCGTGAAAGATGTAATCTCCTCTGAACTGGCAAGTTAATTGCTTATTTCTGCTTTTGTAGTCATCTgagattgtttatttttaaaaaaattcttcttcccccctccccccttttttttattggaggGGCGATGATTACCGAAGGTTGGCACAGttgaaatatacatatttttgaaTATGTTGATTAACGACTTAGTCTCTGGAAAAATTTTCACCAGTAGAGGTAAAATCTGCATGGCTGCTCTTTAATGTTTCGAAGTTTTGCCTATAGTGAGTTGGAGAATACCCTTGTGCGTATTGTCTCCAGATCACATTTGCAATGTgtttgatgaaataaaaaataatagataattcAATAATAAACTTTGAAATTACAgataatgaatatttttgaatttaaaacataaattagcCTTTGTAGAGATGGTTGAGTGGTTGTTAGTCCGGTCTTGAGAACCGGTATAGTTCGAAACAAAGAACCGTCGAGGGTTCAGCTAATagatttgtttattttagtttctatcaAATCTATTTTTTGGTAAGACTATTGGCAGGCTAATAGATAGTgatcaatattttgtttttgttaaatacaaaatatttattattagaaaCAATGAATAATTTTTGTCAAGGATTACAAGTGCAGGtgagtatttttttcttaatgtgaTTTATTATCCAAAATTAGAATTCAAACCTAGATTACTTAAAGAATTATGTCACTATTAtttgtactatttttttttcttagattaGAGATCATAGATATCTTTTAACTCATTggattagaaattaaatttacgTGTTTATTGTTGATTCaagaaaattttgtaaatgatGAGAATTGAGAAAATTGATTATTCTAACTTGTGAATTTAGTATAGTGATTAGTAGCGATGATTAATAGTTCTGTTCCTCAAAAAAAGTTTTGTTAAAGTTTTGTTAACACTAATcttattgattttaaataattaaagtgaatatattttgttgaaaaaGTAAGGATAGGTATAGGTTGGGTTGGTTTGGATTTAGCATATGCTTTGGTTtaaatttgttgttattaaatgatttatgtcagattgtttaattaaaatgaatttataatttcatatgcGAAGGAAAAGCTTTTGTCTGCTGCAGAGGCGAAGACATAAGACCACAAGGAGGTGAAAGTCACCACGTAAGATGTGACTTAATGTACTTATGGctaaatactttattttattttattttgaagaaaCTAGATGGATAAATTTTATTGGATGttactataaaataatttacactgTTAGTACATATCCATTAATCTCAATGTTAATTGTCATTtactttattataattttgagagaaaaaaaaatcagttcatAATTTGCACCTCTTAATGCAAGTGTTGTTAGGTGCATCCAATATTTTaagtgaataaataaaaataaataaatg comes from Glycine soja cultivar W05 chromosome 20, ASM419377v2, whole genome shotgun sequence and encodes:
- the LOC114403199 gene encoding zinc finger protein ZPR1 homolog isoform X2; this encodes MQMLNRQVVKAESATIKIPELDFEIPPEAQRGSLSTVEGILMRAADELQALQEERKKVAPETAEAIDQFLVKLRACAKGESAFTFILDDPAGNSFIENPFAPSSDPSLTIKFYERTPEQQASLGYLVGSTHIEGTHDQAPERGEVTADQVRREPHGSIGATAGHRAIAQSNSSEIAEALFRYTAPEEVMTFPTSCGACAARCETRMFVTNIPYFQEVIVMASTCDSCGYRNSELKPGGRIPEKGKKITLNVKNVNDLSRDVIKSDTASVKVPELDLELASGTLGGIVTTVEGLITKISESLERVHGFTFGDSLDEQRKNKWIDFKARLNKLLSLEEAWTLILDDALANSFVAPATDDLKEDNQLSFEEYERSWEQNEELGLNDIDTSSADAAYESTNTTKT
- the LOC114403199 gene encoding zinc finger protein ZPR1-like isoform X1, with the translated sequence MDANREQIVDVGSVVEAVSADDGDAPLYSLESLCMRCGENGTSRFLLTLIPNFRKILLSAFECPHCGERNNEVQFAGEIQPRGCCYSLEIPSCEQKMLNRQVVKAESATIKIPELDFEIPPEAQRGSLSTVEGILMRAADELQALQEERKKVAPETAEAIDQFLVKLRACAKGESAFTFILDDPAGNSFIENPFAPSSDPSLTIKFYERTPEQQASLGYLVGSTHIEGTHDQAPERGEVTADQVRREPHGSIGATAGHRAIAQSNSSEIAEALFRYTAPEEVMTFPTSCGACAARCETRMFVTNIPYFQEVIVMASTCDSCGYRNSELKPGGRIPEKGKKITLNVKNVNDLSRDVIKSDTASVKVPELDLELASGTLGGIVTTVEGLITKISESLERVHGFTFGDSLDEQRKNKWIDFKARLNKLLSLEEAWTLILDDALANSFVAPATDDLKEDNQLSFEEYERSWEQNEELGLNDIDTSSADAAYESTNTTKT